A genomic region of Dreissena polymorpha isolate Duluth1 chromosome 4, UMN_Dpol_1.0, whole genome shotgun sequence contains the following coding sequences:
- the LOC127876818 gene encoding uncharacterized protein LOC127876818 isoform X1 — protein sequence MEDLKNFKSLEAVNQVECGWVSGVTSAVLSNRLLVKGRVLHSQRMHEKPLSPWFISTKDGQVLASHCDCMAGCGETCTHVAALMFWVMRTVKVRDERTVTQEPAYWTIPPSVKNVEYREISNINFQSAKSLKRKFEECLSSSTSQISKNVHPVRKTRKIPSPTENELDSFFSDLVSTNRKPAILSIVPDYLESYKPKSAVLKLPKPLTELKNKQSMNLDYDQLIKSCEGIEITVTDEEIENVEKITRKQASEGKWFNYRAGRITASKMKSVYTANIDNPSSALVKSIVYPNVNFRNEATKWGIDNEKKAATLCCEALATDHDNVELIETGLFISKDRPFIGASPDGIIKCDCCGSCLLEVKCPFNHKGKVIDESVPYLIKGEDGELCLDRNHPYFFQIQTQLGVTELELCYFVVWSDISVHIEQIHFNPEFYEQICAKAEVFFRRALLPELVGKYFTRLSNINQTDMNSVHILKEITSSQKDDGNVGERFCYCRGLEEPPMVGCDGENCKIVWFHFSCVNITKSPEEIETVKWYCPDCAM from the coding sequence GTTCTTCACTCTCAAAGAATGCATGAAAAACCACTGTCCCCATGGTTCATCTCTACGAAGGATGGTCAAGTTTTGGCCAGTCACTGTGACTGTATGGCAGGATGTGGAGAAACTTGCACACATGTTGCTGCCTTAATGTTTTGGGTTATGAGAACTGTTAAAGTAAGAGACGAAAGGACTGTAACACAGGAACCAGCATATTGGACCATCCCCCCATCCGTGAAGAATGTTGAGTATAGAGAAATTTCTAACATTAACTTTCAAAGTGCGAAGTCCCTCAAGAGAAAATTTGAAGAGTGTTTAAGCAGCTCAACCAgtcaaatttctaaaaatgttcatCCTGTAAGAAAGACTAGGAAAATCCCTTCCCCTACAGAAAATGAATTAGACTCTTTCTTCTCTGATCTAGTTTCCACCAACCGTAAGCCTGCAATCTTATCAATTGTGCCTGATTATCTTGAGAGCTACAAACCTAAGTCAGCAGTGCTCAAGTTGCCTAAACCACTAACTGAACTCAAGAACAAACAATCGATGAATTTAGATTATGACCAGCTAATCAAATCATGTGAGGGCATTGAAATTACGGTCACTGACGAGGAAATTGAAAATGTAGagaaaatcacccgaaaacaggcaAGTGAGGGTAAGTGGTTCAATTACCGCGCTGGGCGTATCACAGCCTCAAAAATGAAGAGTGTTTACACTGCGAACATTGATAATCCGTCAAGTGCGTTAGTAAAATCTATTGTTTATCCCAATGTAAACTTTAGAAATGAAGCCACCAAATGGGGGATTGACAATGAGAAAAAAGCTGCCACTTTGTGTTGTGAAGCCCTTGCTACTGACCACGACAATGTTGAGTTGATAGAAACAGGACTTTTTATCTCAAAGGACAGACCATTTATAGGTGCTTCCCCAGATGGGATCATCAAATGTGATTGCTGTGGGTCCTGTTTATTGGAAGTTAAGTGTCCATTCAATCACAAAGGAAAAGTGATTGATGAATCAGTGCCTTATTTGATTAAAGGGGAAGATGGAGAGCTATGTTTGGACAGAAATCATCCATACTTCTTCCAAATTCAAACTCAACTTGGGGTAACAGAGTTGGAATTGTGTTACTTTGTTGTGTGGAGTGACATCAGTGTTCACATTGAACAAATACATTTCAACCCGGAATTTTATGAACAAATCTGTGCTAAGGCAGAAGTTTTTTTTCGTAGGGCTTTGTTACCAGAGCTTGTTGGAAAGTACTTTACCCGTCTGTCTAACATCAATCAAACTGATATGAACTCAGTTCATATTCTTAAGGAAATAACATCCAGCCAAAAAGATGATGGTAATGTGGGAGAAAGGTTTTGCTATTGTAGAGGACTTGAGGAGCCACCCATGGTTGGTTGCGATGgagaaaattgcaaaattgtgtgGTTTCATTTTAGCTGTGTAAATATCACCAAGTCGCCTGAGGAaattgaaacagtgaaatggtaTTGTCCAGATTGTGCTATGTAA